In a genomic window of Sulfuriferula nivalis:
- the clsB gene encoding cardiolipin synthase ClsB has product MIWTNGNQVDLLESGAAYFPAILAAIGAAKQEVHLQAYIFADDETGRAVSGALIAAARRGVVVRVLVDGFGSRDLNPALVAEMEAAGVEWMVFRAEQFQLSLRRHRLRRMHRKIAVVDGELAFIGGINIIDDMDTPNQIPPRFDFAVQVQGRVVEQITRDVRRLWAFIGWTHGRVVRRRRTQWAAQPVKVGNDKVAYLVRDNLRHRRDIEDAYLSAIASATRQVVIANAYFLPGRRFRHALMTAAQRNVQVVLLLQGRVEYGLLHYATRAWYGELLAAGVEICEYHHGFLHAKVAVIDGHWATVGSSNIDPFSLLLAREANVLVESTRFADELYVALQAAMLRGGRWIKVEGWRKRAWYQRILPNAAMLLVRGLMGLVGYGQKW; this is encoded by the coding sequence GTGATCTGGACGAATGGCAATCAGGTAGATTTGCTGGAAAGTGGCGCGGCCTATTTCCCCGCGATATTGGCGGCGATAGGTGCGGCTAAACAAGAGGTGCATCTACAGGCTTATATTTTTGCTGATGATGAAACTGGGCGTGCAGTTTCAGGGGCATTGATAGCAGCGGCGCGGCGAGGCGTGGTTGTGCGTGTGTTGGTTGATGGTTTTGGTTCGCGTGATTTAAATCCTGCGCTGGTGGCCGAGATGGAAGCGGCTGGTGTGGAATGGATGGTGTTTCGTGCGGAGCAGTTCCAGTTGTCGTTGCGGCGACATCGGTTGCGGCGTATGCATAGAAAAATCGCAGTGGTTGATGGAGAGCTGGCGTTTATCGGCGGTATTAATATTATTGATGATATGGATACACCCAATCAGATTCCTCCGCGCTTTGATTTTGCGGTGCAGGTGCAGGGCAGGGTGGTTGAGCAGATTACACGAGATGTGCGGCGATTATGGGCGTTTATCGGGTGGACACATGGTCGTGTGGTACGTAGAAGGCGCACTCAATGGGCAGCACAGCCAGTTAAAGTAGGTAATGATAAAGTCGCTTATTTGGTGCGTGACAACTTGCGCCATCGGCGGGATATAGAGGACGCCTATTTGTCAGCGATTGCGTCGGCGACGCGGCAGGTAGTCATTGCGAATGCGTATTTTTTGCCAGGCAGGCGGTTTCGCCATGCATTAATGACTGCGGCGCAGCGTAATGTGCAGGTGGTGCTGCTGTTACAGGGGCGTGTGGAGTATGGCTTGCTGCATTATGCAACACGAGCCTGGTATGGTGAGTTATTGGCTGCGGGTGTGGAAATATGTGAATATCACCATGGGTTTTTGCATGCCAAGGTTGCGGTAATAGATGGGCATTGGGCTACTGTAGGGTCAAGTAATATTGATCCGTTCAGTTTGTTGTTGGCACGCGAGGCCAATGTGCTGGTAGAAAGTACACGATTTGCAGATGAGTTATATGTTGCCTTGCAAGCTGCTATGTTGCGTGGCGGTCGCTGGATCAAAGTAGAGGGCTGGCGTAAACGTGCCTGGTATCAGCGTATTTTACCGAATGCGGCAATGTTGTTAGTGCGTGGTTTGATGGGTTTGGTAGGTTATGGACAAAAGTGGTGA
- the tsf gene encoding translation elongation factor Ts, giving the protein MAEITASMVKELRERTGLGMMECKKALSETDGDMQAAEDLMRIKSGAKASKAASRGGSEGVIGAFISADGKSGAMAEINCETDFVAKNDDFLGFAQAVAKLAAEAANADVAAISAMAMTGGTVEEVRQALIMKLGENLTIRRVATYSTAGRLASYLHGSKIGVMVDLEGDETLGKDLAMHIAASKPTCVSKDQVSADLIEKEREIYTAQAAESGKPADIVAKMVDGRIAKFLAEVTLVGQPFVKNPDLTVEKLLAEKKAKVNAFTMFVVGEGMEKKVVDYAAEVAAAAKV; this is encoded by the coding sequence ATGGCTGAAATTACAGCGAGTATGGTAAAAGAGTTACGTGAGCGTACTGGTTTGGGCATGATGGAATGTAAAAAAGCACTGTCTGAAACAGATGGTGATATGCAGGCTGCTGAAGATTTAATGCGTATCAAGAGTGGTGCAAAGGCAAGTAAAGCAGCTAGTCGCGGTGGTTCAGAGGGCGTGATTGGTGCGTTTATCAGTGCTGATGGTAAATCAGGCGCGATGGCGGAAATCAACTGCGAAACAGATTTCGTAGCTAAGAATGATGACTTTCTTGGGTTCGCACAAGCTGTTGCTAAATTAGCTGCTGAAGCTGCAAATGCTGATGTTGCTGCGATTTCTGCTATGGCAATGACAGGCGGAACGGTTGAAGAAGTGCGTCAGGCATTGATTATGAAGCTGGGTGAGAATTTGACCATACGCCGTGTAGCAACATATAGCACTGCAGGTCGTTTGGCATCTTACTTGCATGGTTCAAAAATCGGCGTTATGGTTGATTTGGAAGGCGATGAAACTTTAGGTAAAGATTTGGCGATGCACATTGCTGCAAGTAAACCTACTTGTGTGTCCAAAGATCAGGTTTCTGCAGATTTGATCGAAAAGGAACGTGAAATCTATACTGCACAAGCTGCTGAATCAGGTAAGCCTGCTGACATCGTTGCTAAAATGGTGGATGGTCGTATTGCTAAATTCCTGGCTGAAGTTACTCTGGTTGGTCAGCCTTTCGTTAAGAATCCTGATCTAACGGTAGAGAAGTTATTGGCTGAGAAAAAAGCTAAGGTAAATGCATTCACCATGTTCGTGGTTGGTGAAGGTATGGAGAAGAAAGTGGTTGATTACGCCGCTGAAGTGGCTGCTGCTGCGAAGGTGTAA
- a CDS encoding isoprenyl transferase yields MGIFGSSTQHIPESVEVPRHIAIIMDGNGRWAKKRYMPRIAGHKRGVEMVREVIKACVARNVKYLTLFAFSSENWRRPEEEVNLLMDLFRFALEHEVSKLHKNQVKLKVIGDLSRFEPKLVQLIHASEHMTAGNNGLTLTIAANYGGRWDMLQAVTKMLTHHPELAGQALTEQHLEPYLSMHYAPEPDLFIRTGGEQRISNFLLWQLAYSELYFTPTLWPDFDAAALDMAITSFQQRERRFGRTSEQLHHVT; encoded by the coding sequence GTGGGTATATTTGGCAGTTCCACGCAACATATTCCAGAGTCAGTAGAAGTGCCGCGCCATATTGCAATTATTATGGATGGTAATGGACGATGGGCAAAAAAACGCTATATGCCTCGCATAGCAGGGCATAAGCGTGGTGTGGAAATGGTGCGAGAGGTGATCAAAGCCTGTGTAGCACGCAATGTAAAATACCTGACCTTGTTCGCTTTCAGTTCTGAGAATTGGCGGCGACCTGAAGAAGAAGTTAATTTACTGATGGATTTGTTTCGTTTTGCGCTGGAACATGAAGTCAGTAAGTTACATAAAAATCAAGTCAAACTTAAAGTCATAGGTGACTTGTCCCGCTTTGAGCCTAAATTGGTGCAGTTAATCCATGCTTCAGAGCATATGACGGCGGGGAACAATGGCCTGACTTTAACTATCGCTGCTAATTATGGTGGGCGTTGGGATATGTTGCAGGCAGTGACCAAAATGTTGACTCACCATCCAGAGTTGGCAGGGCAGGCGTTGACTGAGCAGCATTTGGAGCCTTATCTGTCCATGCATTATGCGCCGGAGCCAGACTTGTTTATTCGCACTGGCGGTGAGCAGCGTATTAGTAATTTTCTATTGTGGCAACTAGCCTATTCCGAGTTGTATTTTACCCCTACATTGTGGCCAGATTTTGATGCTGCGGCATTGGATATGGCGATTACGTCGTTCCAGCAACGTGAGCGTCGTTTTGGTCGTACCAGCGAGCAACTGCATCATGTTACGTGA
- a CDS encoding phosphatidate cytidylyltransferase — translation MLRERLITAFLLIGGFLGCLFLLPDAAWAVVVLLPLVVGAWEWAKLSNFSISLKYIFVLINMLSAAAVYAFDAAQWVYLASAVLWLLLVPMMLAYGWQLKSAVLRFPMGLLVLVPLWAALVELRTHSAGLVLVLMGVVWIADSAAYFTGRRFGKHKLAPTISPGKTWEGVAGAAVMLAIYIAIVLGVLHSASFNAWTWLLPIAILGGLMLYLSIIGDLFESWIKRIAGAKDSGTILPGHGGVLDRIDALTSTLPIAALVLLHADMAQMIG, via the coding sequence ATGTTACGTGAACGTTTAATTACTGCCTTTTTGTTGATTGGCGGTTTCCTGGGGTGTTTGTTCTTGTTGCCTGATGCTGCATGGGCGGTGGTGGTATTGCTGCCATTGGTTGTGGGCGCCTGGGAGTGGGCAAAACTATCTAATTTCTCAATATCGTTAAAGTATATATTTGTGCTCATCAATATGCTGTCTGCTGCAGCAGTTTATGCTTTTGATGCGGCGCAGTGGGTGTACCTGGCTTCTGCGGTGTTATGGTTGTTACTCGTGCCGATGATGTTGGCTTATGGCTGGCAGTTGAAGTCGGCGGTGTTGCGTTTTCCTATGGGGTTGCTGGTATTAGTGCCGTTGTGGGCAGCACTGGTAGAGTTGCGTACGCATAGTGCAGGCTTGGTACTGGTGTTGATGGGTGTGGTGTGGATAGCCGATAGCGCAGCCTATTTCACTGGTCGACGTTTTGGCAAACATAAATTGGCGCCAACGATTAGCCCAGGTAAAACTTGGGAAGGTGTGGCAGGTGCTGCAGTAATGTTGGCGATTTATATTGCAATAGTGCTTGGCGTTTTACACAGCGCTAGTTTTAATGCCTGGACATGGTTGCTACCAATTGCGATATTAGGTGGGTTGATGCTGTATTTGAGCATCATAGGAGATTTGTTTGAGTCTTGGATTAAGCGCATAGCCGGGGCAAAAGACAGTGGCACTATTTTGCCTGGGCATGGTGGAGTGTTGGATAGAATTGATGCATTAACTTCTACCTTGCCGATTGCAGCGCTGGTGTTATTGCATGCGGATATGGCGCAAATGATAGGATGA
- the frr gene encoding ribosome recycling factor, which produces MLADIKKNTEQKMSKSLDSLKTDLMKVRTGRAHTGILDHVMVDYYGNPTAINQIANVTLMDARTISVQPWEAKMVGAVEKAIRDSDLGLNPSSQGNLIRVPMPALTEERRRDLIKVVKTEGEGAKVAIRNVRRDANDQLKKALKDKEISEDDERRTQDEIQKLTDKFIAEVDKALVTKEAELMAV; this is translated from the coding sequence ATGTTAGCTGATATTAAAAAAAATACAGAGCAAAAAATGAGCAAGTCACTCGATTCGCTCAAAACTGACTTGATGAAAGTGCGTACCGGGCGTGCGCACACAGGAATTCTGGATCATGTCATGGTGGATTATTACGGTAACCCAACAGCTATTAATCAGATAGCCAACGTGACCTTGATGGACGCACGTACAATTTCTGTGCAGCCTTGGGAAGCCAAGATGGTGGGCGCAGTAGAAAAGGCAATACGTGATTCGGATTTGGGTTTAAATCCATCCAGTCAGGGTAATCTGATCCGTGTGCCGATGCCTGCACTGACCGAAGAACGTCGCCGAGATTTGATAAAAGTCGTGAAAACTGAAGGCGAAGGCGCAAAAGTGGCGATACGCAATGTGCGTCGTGATGCGAATGACCAGCTGAAAAAAGCGCTGAAAGATAAAGAAATCAGCGAAGACGATGAACGTCGCACTCAGGACGAAATCCAAAAACTCACTGATAAATTTATTGCTGAAGTAGATAAGGCTTTAGTAACTAAAGAAGCTGAATTGATGGCGGTGTAA
- the pyrH gene encoding UMP kinase, whose product MSAPVYKRILLKLSGEALMGDDSYGINRETITRIVQEVKAVVDMGVQVAVVIGGGNIFRGVAPAAAGMDRATADYMGMLATVMNALALQDAFRVNGVVSRVQSALNIEQVAEPYIRGKAMRYLEEGRVVIFGAGTGNPFFTTDTAAALRGMEMNADIVIKATKVDGVYTADPKTDPNATRYQRLSFDEAINKNLKVMDATAFTLCRDQKMPLAVLSVFKAGALARFVMGEDEGTLVHC is encoded by the coding sequence ATGAGCGCGCCAGTGTATAAACGCATATTACTAAAGTTGTCTGGTGAAGCCCTGATGGGCGATGATAGTTACGGTATTAATCGTGAAACGATTACGCGTATCGTGCAAGAGGTGAAAGCCGTTGTCGATATGGGCGTGCAAGTCGCCGTGGTGATAGGTGGTGGTAATATTTTCCGAGGTGTCGCACCAGCGGCAGCGGGGATGGATAGAGCGACTGCTGATTACATGGGGATGTTGGCAACAGTAATGAATGCACTGGCGTTGCAAGACGCTTTTCGCGTGAATGGCGTGGTAAGCCGCGTTCAATCCGCGTTGAATATAGAACAAGTCGCTGAGCCTTATATACGAGGTAAGGCGATGCGTTATTTAGAAGAAGGTCGTGTAGTGATTTTTGGTGCAGGAACGGGTAACCCGTTTTTTACTACCGATACGGCTGCTGCGTTGCGTGGCATGGAAATGAATGCCGATATCGTGATTAAAGCGACTAAAGTAGATGGCGTTTATACTGCTGATCCAAAAACAGACCCAAATGCAACGCGTTATCAGCGTTTGAGTTTTGATGAAGCAATTAACAAGAATTTGAAAGTGATGGACGCTACTGCGTTTACACTGTGTCGTGATCAAAAAATGCCGTTAGCGGTGCTCAGTGTGTTTAAAGCTGGTGCCTTGGCGCGTTTTGTGATGGGCGAAGACGAAGGCACATTGGTGCATTGTTAA
- the ispC gene encoding 1-deoxy-D-xylulose-5-phosphate reductoisomerase, whose protein sequence is MNKVQNLCILGATGTIGVNTLDVVARHPERFNVVALTASTQLEKLVAQCVQHRPRYAVVMDEASAIKLRGLLADAGVQAEVLFGISALEQVVALPEVDTVMAAIVGAAGLRPAMAAAHAGKRILLANKETLVMAGSLFMQAVEAGGATLLPIDSEHNAIFQSLPREFNGDLAACGVRRILLTASGGPFRTIPLADLATVTPDQACAHPNWVMGRKISVDSATMMNKGLEVIEAHWLFNAAPAQIEVVIHPQSVIHSMVDYLDGSVIAQLGNPDMRTPIAYALGFPERIDSGVSALDLFGRGLTFEAPDYQRFPCLKLAFDALAQGGMLPAVLNAANESAVAAFLAGQVGYHAIAASIEYALARAMSGEPSSLDDLIAADAQARLDADSYLQKQAA, encoded by the coding sequence ATGAATAAAGTGCAAAATTTATGCATATTAGGCGCGACAGGCACGATAGGAGTAAATACCCTGGATGTAGTGGCGCGGCATCCTGAACGCTTTAATGTAGTGGCATTGACGGCAAGTACACAGTTGGAAAAATTGGTTGCGCAATGTGTGCAGCATCGGCCTCGTTATGCGGTGGTGATGGATGAAGCAAGCGCGATTAAATTGCGTGGATTGCTGGCTGATGCCGGTGTGCAGGCAGAAGTGTTGTTTGGAATATCAGCGTTGGAACAGGTTGTGGCGCTGCCCGAAGTTGATACGGTGATGGCGGCAATCGTTGGCGCAGCTGGGTTACGTCCTGCAATGGCAGCTGCACATGCGGGCAAACGAATTTTGCTGGCGAATAAAGAAACATTGGTGATGGCTGGCAGTCTGTTTATGCAGGCTGTGGAAGCAGGCGGCGCAACATTGTTACCCATAGACAGTGAACACAATGCGATATTTCAATCATTACCGCGCGAATTTAATGGCGATCTGGCAGCATGCGGTGTGCGCCGTATTTTGTTGACTGCATCGGGTGGTCCTTTCCGTACTATTCCTTTAGCCGACTTGGCGACTGTTACCCCTGATCAGGCTTGCGCGCATCCTAACTGGGTGATGGGCAGAAAGATTTCGGTTGATTCCGCGACGATGATGAATAAAGGTCTGGAAGTTATTGAGGCGCATTGGTTATTTAATGCTGCGCCTGCGCAGATAGAAGTGGTTATTCATCCGCAAAGTGTGATTCATTCCATGGTGGATTATTTAGATGGTTCAGTGATTGCGCAATTGGGTAATCCCGATATGCGTACACCGATAGCTTATGCTTTAGGCTTTCCTGAGCGTATAGATTCAGGCGTATCAGCGTTGGATTTATTTGGGCGTGGTTTGACCTTTGAAGCGCCCGATTATCAACGTTTCCCCTGTTTAAAACTGGCGTTCGATGCGTTAGCACAGGGCGGAATGTTGCCTGCTGTGCTAAATGCGGCAAATGAATCTGCTGTCGCTGCATTCCTGGCCGGGCAAGTTGGCTATCATGCTATAGCGGCGAGTATCGAATACGCATTGGCACGAGCGATGTCTGGTGAACCAAGTTCGCTGGATGATTTGATTGCGGCTGACGCGCAAGCGCGGCTTGATGCAGATAGTTACTTGCAAAAACAGGCAGCATAA
- the rseP gene encoding RIP metalloprotease RseP, whose amino-acid sequence MQFLGTLISFVAALAILVVVHESGHYLAARWVGVKVLRFSVGFGQPLLIKRWGADATEWSIGAIPLGGYVKMLDEREAPVAEHELGRAFNRQTVWARMIIVVAGPVANLLLAVLLYWGVFLHGVPAIKPILAEPLLQTAAAMASLHDGDEITAIDDQPVRSWADVNWALLRDVSEKTQVVVKLDGGGTRILDVTGASLGDGKVEIATQLGLKLFEPAIPAVVGKVLEVGAAQRSGLRVGDEILQVNQHAVTQWADFVSWVRNHAGQTLVVTVMRGSQQIDLNLTPESVTEAGAVVGKIGAGPDVDAAVFKDMMTTLDYSVGGALQEGFAKTWQMSIFSLQMMGRMITGEVSWHNLSGPLTIADYAGQSARNGWMSFVGFLALVSISLGVLNLLPIPLLDGGHLMYYIVEAVKGSPVSDRIMELGQRFGMAALFTMMVFAFYNDITRLLGSQ is encoded by the coding sequence ATGCAATTTTTAGGCACTTTGATTTCTTTCGTTGCGGCATTGGCAATATTGGTTGTTGTGCATGAGTCAGGGCATTATTTAGCTGCGCGATGGGTAGGCGTTAAGGTGTTGCGTTTTTCGGTAGGTTTCGGACAGCCATTATTGATTAAACGTTGGGGGGCAGATGCGACGGAGTGGTCTATTGGTGCGATACCCTTAGGCGGTTATGTCAAGATGCTGGATGAACGCGAAGCACCAGTGGCTGAACATGAACTGGGTCGAGCATTTAATCGCCAGACTGTTTGGGCACGGATGATTATTGTTGTAGCAGGGCCTGTAGCCAATTTGCTGCTTGCCGTCCTGCTGTACTGGGGTGTTTTCCTGCACGGTGTGCCAGCTATTAAGCCGATATTGGCAGAACCACTGCTACAAACTGCAGCGGCTATGGCGAGTTTGCATGATGGTGATGAGATTACGGCTATTGATGATCAGCCTGTGCGTAGTTGGGCGGATGTGAACTGGGCATTGCTTCGAGATGTATCAGAAAAGACACAGGTTGTTGTTAAATTGGATGGCGGTGGTACACGCATTCTGGATGTCACTGGCGCGAGTTTGGGCGACGGTAAGGTTGAAATTGCCACCCAATTGGGCTTGAAATTGTTCGAACCGGCTATTCCGGCAGTCGTTGGTAAAGTCCTGGAAGTAGGTGCTGCGCAGCGATCAGGTTTGCGCGTTGGGGACGAAATATTGCAGGTTAATCAGCATGCTGTGACACAATGGGCAGATTTTGTAAGCTGGGTGCGTAACCATGCGGGACAGACATTGGTCGTGACTGTTATGCGGGGTTCGCAGCAGATAGACTTGAATCTGACACCTGAAAGCGTAACTGAGGCGGGTGCTGTTGTCGGTAAGATAGGCGCTGGCCCTGATGTTGATGCAGCTGTATTTAAAGATATGATGACAACATTGGATTACTCGGTTGGCGGTGCTTTGCAAGAGGGCTTTGCTAAAACCTGGCAAATGTCGATATTCAGTTTGCAAATGATGGGGCGTATGATTACCGGTGAAGTGTCCTGGCACAATTTATCTGGCCCATTGACGATAGCGGATTATGCAGGGCAGTCGGCGCGCAATGGCTGGATGTCTTTTGTAGGATTTTTAGCGCTGGTTAGCATCAGTTTAGGGGTGTTGAATTTATTGCCGATTCCATTATTGGATGGCGGGCATTTGATGTATTATATTGTCGAAGCGGTTAAGGGAAGTCCCGTGTCTGATCGTATTATGGAATTAGGGCAAAGATTTGGTATGGCAGCACTGTTTACGATGATGGTGTTTGCTTTTTATAACGATATTACTCGTTTATTAGGTTCTCAATAA
- the bamA gene encoding outer membrane protein assembly factor BamA yields the protein MQIKLIAALVTSVLAISAQAADGFVVKDIRVEGLQRTEAGTVFSYLPVKVGETLDADKSAAAIKALFATGFFKDVRLEEQNGVLIVVVEERPAIAKIDIVGSKDLTADQIKDGLKQSGLAEGRIFDKAMLDRAAQEIKRLYFGRGKYAVEIDTTVTPMERNRVAVAFNIKEGDVAKIRQINIVGNNVFPEKKLQGLFQLSTPGWFSWYSKNDQYSKQKLAADIETLKSFYLNQGYLEFNVDSTQVSITPDKKDIYLTVNITEGEKYTVSDVKLAGEMMVPQAELQKLISVKAGDVFSREALTETSKKIGDRLGNDGYAFANVNAVPEVDKEKHTVAFTFFVDAGRRVYVNRININGNTRTRDEVVRREFRQMEGAWYAADKIQRSRERVERLGYFSDINVETPAVVGTTDQVDVNMSLTEKATGNIMVGAGFSSSEGLILSGSISQNNLFGSGNALAVKINSGGINKVYSVSYTNPYFTPDGLSMGYDLYRRDTDTTSLSSVSSYKNSTTGVGARLGIPLNEKDALSLGMSVEHAVLTVNSSSPIQYQNFVSEYGNANNTLLLNIGFARDSRDSLTYPTKGMLQRVYGEVAVPPGSLKYYKVNYQQQWFKPLSKTFTLMLNGEFGYGGGYGTNTDLPFFKNFYAGGVSSVRGYDTGTIGPKYWDTTSGQLIALGGNERVVGNAEILFPMPGLENDKSVRLSAFVDAGAVFGPGNQENVNGVGVNDGLYSKFSFQDIRFSTGMAVNWVSPVGPLKFSLGMPLNPQPSDKKQVFQFTMGQVF from the coding sequence ATGCAAATTAAACTGATTGCTGCGCTGGTAACTAGCGTTTTGGCTATTTCGGCGCAAGCCGCAGACGGATTCGTGGTGAAAGATATCCGTGTTGAAGGTTTACAACGTACTGAAGCAGGAACTGTATTTAGTTATTTGCCTGTTAAGGTAGGTGAGACATTAGATGCGGACAAGTCTGCTGCGGCGATTAAGGCTTTGTTTGCGACAGGCTTCTTCAAAGATGTGCGTTTGGAAGAACAGAATGGTGTGCTCATTGTGGTCGTTGAAGAGCGTCCAGCGATTGCGAAAATTGATATCGTTGGGAGTAAAGATCTTACTGCCGATCAAATTAAAGATGGTTTAAAGCAATCGGGACTGGCTGAAGGACGTATTTTTGATAAGGCGATGCTGGACAGGGCTGCACAGGAAATTAAACGCCTGTATTTTGGTCGTGGTAAGTACGCAGTAGAAATTGATACTACGGTAACGCCAATGGAACGTAATCGCGTTGCAGTCGCGTTCAATATTAAGGAAGGTGACGTCGCCAAGATACGCCAGATTAACATCGTAGGTAATAATGTATTCCCAGAGAAAAAATTGCAGGGGTTGTTTCAGTTAAGCACGCCGGGCTGGTTTAGCTGGTATAGCAAAAACGACCAGTATTCCAAACAGAAATTAGCTGCAGATATAGAAACACTAAAGTCTTTTTACCTTAACCAAGGCTATTTAGAGTTCAATGTGGACTCTACACAGGTCTCAATTACGCCAGATAAAAAAGATATTTATTTAACGGTAAATATTACTGAAGGCGAAAAATATACTGTTTCTGACGTTAAGCTGGCGGGCGAGATGATGGTGCCACAAGCTGAGTTGCAGAAATTGATCAGCGTTAAGGCCGGTGATGTTTTTTCGCGTGAAGCACTGACAGAAACCTCAAAGAAAATTGGTGACAGACTGGGTAACGATGGCTATGCGTTTGCCAACGTTAATGCTGTTCCTGAAGTGGATAAGGAAAAACATACAGTTGCATTTACTTTCTTTGTTGATGCAGGACGCCGGGTTTATGTTAATCGTATTAATATCAACGGCAATACTCGTACGCGAGACGAAGTTGTGCGTCGTGAATTCCGCCAAATGGAAGGCGCCTGGTATGCGGCAGATAAAATTCAGCGCTCACGTGAGCGGGTAGAACGCTTAGGCTATTTTAGTGATATCAATGTAGAAACGCCTGCTGTAGTTGGTACAACAGATCAGGTAGATGTGAATATGAGCCTTACTGAAAAAGCTACGGGCAACATTATGGTCGGCGCAGGCTTTTCATCTTCAGAAGGTCTGATTTTATCTGGTTCAATATCACAGAATAATCTGTTTGGTAGCGGGAATGCCTTAGCTGTAAAGATTAATAGCGGTGGTATAAATAAAGTCTATTCAGTTTCTTATACCAACCCGTACTTTACGCCTGACGGCTTAAGCATGGGCTACGATTTGTATCGTCGCGACACCGATACGACCAGTTTGTCCTCTGTTTCCAGTTATAAAAATAGTACAACAGGTGTAGGGGCTAGACTTGGCATTCCATTGAATGAAAAGGATGCGTTAAGTTTAGGTATGTCGGTGGAACATGCTGTATTGACAGTTAATTCCAGTAGCCCTATTCAGTATCAGAATTTCGTGAGTGAATATGGCAATGCTAATAATACCTTGTTGTTGAATATAGGTTTTGCTCGCGATAGTCGTGATAGTCTGACTTATCCAACCAAGGGTATGTTGCAACGTGTATATGGTGAAGTAGCAGTTCCACCAGGCAGTTTGAAGTACTACAAAGTTAATTATCAACAACAATGGTTTAAGCCATTGAGTAAAACCTTTACATTGATGTTGAATGGCGAGTTTGGTTACGGTGGTGGTTATGGTACTAACACTGATTTGCCGTTCTTCAAGAATTTCTATGCAGGTGGTGTGAGCTCTGTACGTGGTTATGACACAGGGACGATAGGTCCTAAATACTGGGATACTACATCTGGCCAATTAATCGCATTGGGTGGTAATGAACGTGTGGTTGGGAATGCAGAGATCCTGTTTCCTATGCCAGGTTTGGAAAATGATAAATCAGTACGTTTGAGTGCCTTTGTTGATGCTGGTGCGGTGTTTGGGCCTGGTAATCAAGAGAATGTAAATGGTGTTGGAGTAAATGATGGTTTGTATAGTAAATTCTCATTCCAGGATATACGCTTCTCAACAGGTATGGCAGTTAATTGGGTATCGCCAGTGGGTCCACTGAAATTCAGTTTAGGCATGCCGTTGAATCCGCAACCTTCTGATAAGAAACAAGTATTCCAGTTCACTATGGGTCAGGTATTTTAA
- the rpsB gene encoding 30S ribosomal protein S2 — translation MSITMRQMLEAGVHFGHQTRFWNPKMAPYIFGHRNKIHIVNLEKSLPMFQNALKVVRKLAANKGTVLFVGTKRTAREIVREEAERAGMPYVDNRWLGGMLTNFKTVKQSIKRLKELEILLGEDNSKLPKKEALVLKRELDKLQRSLGGIKDMTALPDAIFIIDVGYQKGAVVEANALGIPVVGVVDTNNSPAGVDYIVPGNDDSSSAIRLYARGVADAVLEGRSQSVNEILGEGEEFVEEEAAAVVTSQ, via the coding sequence ATGTCTATTACTATGCGTCAAATGTTGGAAGCTGGTGTTCACTTTGGTCACCAAACACGTTTCTGGAATCCGAAAATGGCTCCGTACATTTTCGGTCATCGTAACAAAATTCACATTGTAAACTTGGAAAAAAGTTTACCTATGTTCCAAAACGCACTGAAAGTTGTGCGTAAATTGGCAGCAAATAAAGGTACTGTGTTGTTCGTAGGTACCAAGCGTACTGCGCGTGAAATCGTTCGTGAAGAAGCCGAACGTGCCGGTATGCCTTATGTTGATAACCGTTGGTTGGGTGGTATGTTAACCAACTTTAAAACAGTTAAACAATCTATCAAGCGTCTGAAAGAATTGGAAATTTTGTTAGGCGAAGACAATTCTAAATTGCCTAAAAAAGAAGCTTTGGTATTGAAGCGTGAATTAGACAAGCTGCAACGCAGTCTGGGCGGTATCAAAGATATGACAGCTCTGCCTGACGCGATTTTCATTATCGACGTGGGTTATCAAAAAGGTGCTGTTGTAGAGGCGAATGCTTTGGGTATTCCTGTTGTGGGCGTGGTTGATACTAACAACAGCCCAGCGGGTGTTGATTACATCGTTCCTGGTAATGATGACTCAAGCAGCGCGATTCGTTTATACGCACGTGGTGTAGCTGACGCAGTATTGGAAGGTCGTAGCCAATCAGTCAACGAAATTTTGGGTGAAGGTGAAGAGTTTGTTGAGGAAGAGGCTGCTGCAGTCGTTACCTCACAATAA